The genome window CCGCCTTGCAGCAACCCGAGGGCTCGGCCGTGATCGATCGCGCTGTTGAGGTAATCGGCCTGATCCCAGGCGGGCAGCCGTTGATCGGCCTGCAGCCAGGCGCGATCGGCGGCGGTGGCGACGAGCCAGAGGACTACGAGCAGTAGCCACCACAGCCAGGGCGAGCGCTTGAACACAGGCAGCGGTAGGGCGGCGGACTAGGAGAAGTCTGCGCGAGTCGCGCTAAAGGGCCTATTTGGTATCGGTTGCTACATGCCATTGGGCTTTGTGGCACAGGAGCCCTGTGTTCCCCATGGCATGGCTTGCAAAATGGCCACACGGCGCGTTGCGCCCAATTCCTCTTTTGGTGTGAGGACCATGAAACTGTTCCAGAAGCTTCTTCTGGCGCCTGCTGCCCTGGGCCTGATGGCTCCCGTGGCTGCATCTGCCAGCGAACTCAACATTGCTGGCGTCAGCCAGTACGGCTCTGAGGAGCAGGTGACTTCGATCACCCAGTTCTCCGACGTGCAGCCCACCGACTGGGCTTATCAGGCT of Synechococcus sp. HK05 contains these proteins:
- a CDS encoding iron uptake porin translates to MKLFQKLLLAPAALGLMAPVAASASELNIAGVSQYGSEEQVTSITQFSDVQPTDWAYQALSNLIERYGCVAGYPNGTYRGSRAMTRFEAAALLNAC